One window of Ziziphus jujuba cultivar Dongzao chromosome 5, ASM3175591v1 genomic DNA carries:
- the LOC107421144 gene encoding uncharacterized protein LOC107421144 isoform X3, with translation MENSWQGKCGSTLQSSTPSLTSSSSQELRNQAATNTGYYFYPHGQQDLRTAVHGRVQDPSLPNNSLISSHRLGNVIPGNSFLSLLSGPPSLLQCDFQEFSNPKPLCSSVKLMSDNSSVLANATGSRIPLTFNGLQSENLSGQNLHGAGFCPTNLHGAGFCPTISSRPMTSSNCSSKSVLPDVKSSELDKAVVHCMVPGNEKVKGSFSLSGEWRSTCHANVQKACGTRVQTFQVKSMEANSNQSASYMSGCPRVFCLSTGGYLLLSNTGLLGIVCSCHCFHMSVLKFCEHSGLFGVNPGDAVCVDGGETIAQWRKVYFQKFGIRVPEDQSDWDWPEGLSTTAGLLRSRATTSNISSNISHLVHSSEGLVRSGQTLDNSGLSKNLHTDQNLVIDALQNKQKRNVQDNSNILLKGLIGTSLSNVRAVVDNQIMECPVSQCLTMSKFVGIGSQDGSQSISGYIDSILKNGNSSISYPASQELKTICKESDLSMINAQRSLFVGRDAALSNIELKLGQPYQSSQQFENSNLTALGPQLLDTLVNPPPKSVFPEQIMHNNDLREKVELGQNLYFATGPSGPSTKREQNQLNLGNCAFEVGNSTDAGRLEKLRGNLVHNSVVSLPTPTHSKIPSESSMRTKANDNMLIGMEHVMPNTQYSGSFSWHNENGLERQLPIPELCLRGLTDKGKGVGSIGDKYYFMKDTASRTHKEMDITGNDPHIPVQCGNSCYSHQLSSLAVEVPDTRKICNYPENVPFHGSGGQVDHVNHRSLAVSMGSGLISPSQVVSTGIPLATSTCLLDQTSALSREEGIGVSGHLLDDNLRLLALRQMLDLSKQQNAYNYLGMKKGEGKYDGLSYAQNSCSEPSVPGEQWQGSGLTSKMDVSEAAVKARLSGTSRFGGDKGMNNCCDLSTMTQGISLHPKEMAVQCQLSNDHLRKEQPSMRSDKDIAGSSEHEKSCCRIPSDCFQRNCNCSVHTNHFERNFESRIGNFPNVLKEQIGMVNSEASVILGSKFAKNHNFANDKMISLEQSGLNGKLHKNIFSHSSQWRDVPSKAKGVFDVMHVDCSSDVIDGKGCNGSQHRDTSSKCLNDTMQAMDSLKENEISNISSGCSAPAVTQVSVEVNNTDSYSADVANSGCVSDLVIDEGSGIDECWSSDDACGSERSAEFLGATCKTSLKEPGSSKNIYHQSSRSLLDELKLINSLTWKKGRNQIQTGIASQNKDNLSKRFERRLKAGKRKRDCPYENSKYTCNAESPSCSSKYNQIISSSSQGKTHRASFSQQSSRRKLSSARKLPRKRDIYKLYNEREENDVSCGELYVAADTNDIYELSGGKKFKMDYTCAVTKARMRDVTDEGIGVMKYNSVGWMKASSLQVNICQMKPRPMVCGKYGELSDGKQDGVVSKSAKIVPLSKVLKSAKRCTLPQNQKPRPTFVKELKKTGHDGTDVYCDEFHYLNNEIESCSYKIKNYDGVNNDASERMNEGCSAGDYKFAEELPMLEKEKHDKSKKDCHKVDTIACQSKIKSKEVRKRSIYELTVNDKNPSSKRFSLLRTSKCFPKMKAGKVLRKDEDKMLGFHGVVDQKSPQVRRCSSLLNSDAFCCVCGSSKKDEFNYLLECSQCSIKVHQACYGVSRVPKGHWYCRPCRTNSKDIACVLCGYGGGAMTRALQSRAIAKTFLRAWNIETECRPKTILSSVKTLQNELSGLHSSVSGNEEGSSFCIQPENIEPLASAACKMEMLYHLDVEQNSPLVSKLKVHNSITVGLLDSTTKQWVHMVCALWTPGTRCPNVDTMSAFDVSGASRPKTDVVCSICCRPGGSCIQCRVINCSIQFHPWCAHQKGLLQSEVEGVDSESVGFYGRCMLHAIHPMCETNCDPAGIETGCSGIEEFTCARTEGYKGRKHDGFCHKYGQSKGKSGCLVPQEQLNAWIHINGQKTCAQGLPKLPASDVEHDCRKEYARYKQVKGWKHLVVYKSGIHALGLYTSRFISRGEMVVEYVGEIVGQRVADKRENEYQSGRKLQYKSACYFFRIDKEHIIDATHKGGIARFVNHSCLPNCVAKVISVRNEKKVVFFAERDIFPGEEVTYDYHFNHEDEVAIYLEICHSKVIRVHSLLYPRGL, from the exons ATGGAAAACTCTTGGCAGGGCAAATGTGGTTCCACATTGCAGTCGTCAACACCGTCTTTGACTTCCTCGTCGTCACAGGAGCTTCGGAATCAG GCGGCGACAAATACAGGGTATTATTTTTACCCACATGGTCAACAAGATTTAAGAACAGCAGTACATGGAAGGGTGCAGGATCCTTCACTTCCTAATAATTCACTTATAAGTTCACACAGATTGGGCAATGTGATTCCTGGAAATTCTTTTCTGTCTCTTCTGTCTGGACCACCGTCTTTGTTACAGTGTGATTTTCAAGAATTCTCAAATCCAAAACCACTTTGTAGCTCTGTTAAACTGATGAGTGATAATAGTAGTGTTCTAGCGAATGCTACTGGAAGCAGGATACCACTGACATTCAATGGGCTACAATCAGAAAATTTAAGTGGGCAAAACTTACATGGAGCAGGATTTTGTCCCACTAACCTACATGGAGCAGGATTTTGTCCCACTATCTCATCCAGGCCAATGACCAGTTCCAACTGTTCTAGCAAATCTGTTTTGCCTGATGTTAAGAGTTCAGAACTGGATAAGGCAGTTGTCCATTGCATGGTCCCTGGTAATGAGAAAGTAAAAGGTTCCTTTTCATTGAGTGGGGAATGGCGTAGTACATGCCATGCAAATGTTCAAAAAGCCTGTGGCACAAGAGTTCAAACTTTCCAAGTGAAGTCAATGGAGGCTAACTCTAACCAGTCAGCCAGTTATATGAGTGGTTGCCCTCGTGTTTTCTGTTTGAGTACAG gtGGATATCTACTCCTCAGCAATACAGGACTTCTTGGTATTGTTTGCTCATGCCATTGTTTTCACATGTCTGTCCTGAAATTTTGTGAG CACTCGGGATTATTTGGTGTTAACCCTGGGGATGCTGTTTGTGTGGATGGTGGTGAAACTATTGCTCAGTGGCGTAAAGTCTACTTCCAGAAGTTTGGG ATTAGGGTTCCAGAAGATCAGAGTGATTGGGACTGGCCTGAAGGATTATCAACAACTGCTGGTTTGCTAAGATCTAGAGCGACTACGTCCAACATTTCCTCTAACATTTCTCATCTGGTTCATTCATCCGAAGGTTTAGTAAGGTCTGGACAGACTTTAGACAATTCTGGGTTATCAAAGAACCTTCATACGGACCAGAATTTGGTTATTGACGCTttgcaaaataaacaaaagaggAATGTCCAGGATAATAGCAATATTCTTCTCAAGGGTTTGATTGGCACTTCGCTGAGCAATGTGCGAGCTGTGGTGGATAACCAGATAATGGAGTGCCCTGTGTCTCAGTGCTTAACAATGTCAAAATTTGTTGGTATTGGATCACAAGATGGCAGTCAGTCCATTTCTGGTTATATTGATTCCATTCTGAAGAATGGAAATTCATCCATTTCCTACCCTGCTTCACAGGAGTTAAAAACAATTTGTAAAGAATCTGATTTGAGCATGATTAATGCACAGAGGAGTCTCTTTGTGGGCAGGGATGCTGCTCTTTCAAATATTGAGTTGAAGCTTGGGCAACCATATCAATCAAGTCAACAATTTGAAAACTCAAATCTAACAGCCTTGGGACCACAACTATTGGATACTCTTGTCAATCCACCACCAAAGTCAGTCTTCCCCGAGCAGATAATGCATAATA ACGATTTGAGGGAAAAGGTGGAACTTGGGCAAAATCTTTACTTTGCAACTGGCCCATCTGGGCCGAGcacaaaaagagaacaaaaccaGTTGAACCTTGGGAACtgtgcatttgaagttggtaaTTCCACTGATGCTGGTAGACTAGAGAAATTAAGAGGCAACCTGGTCCATAATTCTGTGGTTTCACTACCTACACCTACCCATTCCAAAATTCCATCTGAAAGTAGTATGCGAACAAAAGCTAATGATAATATGTTAATTGGCATGGAGCATGTCATGCCCAATACACAGTATTCTGGTAGCTTCTCCTGGCACAATGAAAATGGTTTAGAAAGGCAATTACCCATTCCTGAGTTGTGTTTGCGTGGACTAACTGACAAGGGTAAAGGAGTGGGCTCCATTGGTGATAAATACTACTTTATGAAGGACACAGCATCTAGAACCCACAAGGAAATGGATATCACAGGCAATGATCCTCATATTCCAGTACAATGTGGAAACAGCTGCTATTCACATCAGCTTTCTAGTTTAGCAGTGGAGGTACCTGACACCAGAAAAATATGTAATTACCCTGAAAATGTTCCTTTTCATGGAAGCGGTGGACAAGTTGATCATGTTAATCACAGATCTTTGGCTGTGAGCATGGGGTCTGGGCTAATTTCACCATCTCAAGTAGTCTCAACGGGCATTCCCTTAGCTACTTCTACCTGTTTATTAGATCAGACTTCAGCCTTGTCTAGAGAAGAGGGCATTGGTGTCAGTGGTCATTTACTTGATGATAATTTGAGATTGCTTGCACTTAGGCAAATGTTGGATTTATCTAAGCAACAAAATGCTTATAATTATCTTGGAATGAAGAAAGGGGAAGGAAAATATGATGGCCTTTCTTATGCACAGAATTCTTGTTCTGAACCTTCAGTGCCAGGAGAACAATGGCAAGGATCTGGTCTTACCAGTAAAATGGATGTTTCTGAAGCTGCTGTTAAAGCACGTCTCTCTGGTACTTCTCGGTTTGGTGGTGATAAAG GGATGAACAATTGCTGTGATCTTTCAACTATGACCCAAGGAATTTCGCTACATCCAAAAGAAATGGCTGTGCAATGTCAGCTTTCTAATGATCATCTTCGAAAGGAGCAGCCTTCCATGAG AAGTGATAAGGACATTGCTGGATCAAGTGAGCATGAAAAAAGTTGTTGCAGAATACCAAGTGATTGTTTTCAGCGAAACTGCAATTGTTCAGTCCATACAAATCATTTTGAAAGGAATTTTGAGTCAAGAATTGGAAACTTTCCTAATGTCTTAAAGGAGCAAATAGGAATGGTCAATAGTGAAGCCTCTGTAATACTTGGTTCGAAATTCgccaaaaatcataattttgcaAATGATAAAATGATTTCTCTAGAGCAAAGTGGATTGAATGGTAAACTCCACAAAAACATTTTCAGTCATTCTTCTCAGTGGCGAGATGTACCAAGTAAGGCGAAAGGGGTTTTTGATGTGATGCATGTGGACTGTTCGTCGGATGTAATTGATGGGAAAGGATGTAATGGAAGTCAACATAGAGACACCTCTTCTAAATGCTTAAATGATACGATGCAGGCAATGGACTCCTTGAAAGAGAATGAAATTTCGAATATTTCTTCTGGGTGTTCTGCCCCTGCAGTTACTCAGGTCTCAGTTGAGGTTAACAATACGGATTCTTATAGTGCTGATGTCGCTAATAGTGGATGTGTAAGTGATCTTGTAATTGATGAAGGATCAGGCATTGATGAATGCTGGTCATCAGATGATGCATGTGGAAGTGAAAGAAGTGCTGAGTTCCTTGGTGCCACTTGTAAGACTAGCTTGAAAGAACCTGGGTCTTCCAAGAACATATATCATCAATCATCAAGAAGCCTTCTTGATGAGCTTAAGCTTATAAATTCATTAACATGGAAGAAAGGTCGAAATCAAATCCAAACTGGGATTGCTTCTCAGAATAAGGACAATCTTTCCAAGAGATTTGAGAGACGCTTGAAAGCAGGGAAGAGAAAACGAGATTGCCCTTatgaaaattccaaatatacTTGTAATGCTGAGTCACCATCTTGTTCATCCAAATATAACCAGATTATATCCTCATCCAGTCAAGGGAAAACCCATCGAGCCTCTTTTAGTCAACAAAGTTCCAGACGTAAATTGTCTTCAGCAAGGAAACTTCCACGTaaaagagatatatataaactttataaTGAGAGAGAAGAAAACGATGTTAGTTGTGGAGAACTGTATGTTGCTGCTGACACTAATGATATTTATGAGCTATCTGgtggaaagaaattcaaaatggATTACACGTGTGCTGTTACGAAGGCCAGGATGCGAGATGTAACTGATGAAGGTATTGGAGTAATGAAGTACAACTCAGTAGGTTGGATGAAGGCATCTAGTTTGCAGGTGAATATTTGTCAAATGAAGCCAAGGCCAATGGTTTGTGGAAAATATGGTGAGCTATCTGATGGAAAACAGGATGGAGTTGTGTCGAAATCAGCTAAAATTGTACCGCTTAGCAAGGTTCTTAAATCTGCCAAAAGGTGCACACTGCCCCAAAATCAAAAACCTAGACCAACTTTTGTGAAGGAGTTGAAGAAGACAGGCCACGATGGAACTGATGTATACTGTGATGAATTCCATTATTTGAATAATGAGATAGAGAGTTGTagctataaaattaaaaattatgatgGCGTAAATAATGATGCATCAGAAAGAATGAACGAAGGATGCTCTGCTGGAGATTATAAATTTGCTGAAGAGTTGCCCATGTTGGAGAAAGAGAAACATGATAAAAGCAAGAAAGATTGTCATAAAGTAGACACTATTGCCTGTCAATCCAAGATTAAGAGTAAGGAAGTTCGCAAGCGTAGCATTTATGAGCTGACAGTTaatg ATAAGAATCCTAGCTCCAAAAGGTTTTCTCTTTTGAGGACTTCAAAATGCTTTCCGAAAATGAAAGCAGGAAAAGTTTTAAGGAAGGATGAAGATAAGATGCTTGGATTTCATGGAGTAGTTGATCAAAA ATCTCCTCAAGTGCGAAGGTGCTCATCTCTTCTGAATTCCGATGCATTCTGCTGTGTGTGTGGCAGCTCAAAAAAAGATGAATTCAATTACTTACTGGAGTGTAGTCAGTGTTCAATCAAA GTACATCAAGCTTGTTATGGTGTATCCAGAGTACCTAAAGGCCATTGGTATTGCAGACCTTGTCGAACAAATTCAAAAGATATT GCTTGTGTTCTTTGTGGTTATGGAGGTGGTGCGATGACTAGAGCACTGCAGAGTCGTGCAATTGCAAAAACCTTTCTGAGAGCTTGGAATATTGAAACGGAATGCAGGCCTAAGACTATCCTTTCTTCTGTCAAAACTTTGCAAAACGAACTAAGCGGATTGCATTCATCTGTATCTGGAAATGAAGAAGGTTCCTCATTCTGTATTCAACCTGAAAATATTGAACCACTGGCTTCAGCTGCCTGCAAAATGGAAATGCTATACCACCTGGATGTTGAACAGAATTCCCCTCTTGTTTCTAAGTTAAAGGTACATAACAGCATTACAGTTGGATTACTTGATTCAACAACTAAGCAGTGGGTTCATATGGTTTGTGCACTTTGGACTCCCGGAACACGATGCCCGAATGTTGATACTATGAGTGCTTTTGATGTATCAGGAGCTTCACGTCCCAAAACAGATGTG gttTGCTCTATATGTTGCCGTCCTGGTGGTTCATGTATACAGTGCAGAGTTATAAATTGCTCTATACAATTTCATCCCTGGTGTGCTCATCAGAAG GGTCTGTTGCAAAGTGAGGTTGAAGGTGTCGACAGTGAAAGCGTTGGTTTCTATGGAAGGTGCATGCTTCATGCTATACATCCAATGTGTGAAACTAACTGTGACCCAGCTGGTATTGAAACTGGTTGTTCAGGGATAGAAGAGTTTACCTGTGCTAGGACTGag GGTTACAAGGGCCGTAAACATGATGGCTTCTGCCACAAGTATGGTCAATCAAAAGGCAAGAGTGGATGCCTTGTTCCTCAGGAGCAGTTGAATGCATGGATTCATATAAATGGACAGAAGACATGCGCACAGGGACTTCCAAAATTGCCAGCATCAGATGTTGAGCATGATTGTCGg AAAGAATATGCTCGGTATAAGCAAGTCAAGGGTTGGAAACATCTGGTAGTGTACAAGTCTGGCATACATGCTCTTGGTCTTTACACATCTCGGTTCATCTCACGCGGTGAAATG GTTGTTGAGTATGTTGGTGAGATTGTGGGGCAACGTGTAGCCGATAAAAGGGAAAATGAATATCAGTCTGGAAGAAAACTTCAGTACAAGAGTGCCTGTTACTTCTTCAGAATAGATAAAGAACATATTATTGATGCTACTCATAAAGGAGGGATTGCTCGTTTTGTCAATCATTCATGCCTG CCAAATTGTGTGGCCAAGGTGATATCTGTGAGGAACGAAAAGAAG GTTGTCTTTTTCGCGGAGCGAGATATCTTTCCTGGGGAAGAGGTAACATACGACTACCATTTTAACCACGAGGATGAAG TGGCgatttatttggaaatttgtcATTCTAAGGTAATCAGAGTTCATTCACTACTGTACCCTCGAGGCCTTTGA